The sequence GATAGAAGCGGAAATCCTTTCGCTGGAGCGAAAGATTGGCGCGGATAGCGCGGTCGTTATCCAATGAACCATTGATCAACTAACAAATTCGAGGCGCACCACCTCAAAATCTAATGTTAAGATTGTGGCATGGTTTCAAATTTTGGAAGGGACGGATCGAGATGGTCCCAAACATAACCACGTTTTGTATAGGTGACCGCTTGCGGTTGGTAGAGGTTTGGGTCATCTAGACTCGTTGCATGGATAGTAAATAGATTTGGCATGGCAGCAAAGGTCATGTACACTGGTGAACCACAATTAGGACAGAAACTACTGGTTTTGGTATTGCCACTATCACCCACCATTTCAAAGTTAGTGGGGTTTCCTTCTAGGCTCACGGATTGCCGAGTTGGAAATGTAAGATAGGAACCATGTCCTGTTCCACTCATACGTTGGCAGTCGCGGCATTGACAATCATTCATAAACATTGGTTTTTCGTTTATTTTGTAACGAATGGTGCCGCAAGCGCAGCCACCTGTATAGATTAGATCCATGGTATTCTCCTAAAGTTTTAAATATTTCAACAAATGTTTGTTATGTTTCTAGTCTAAAGCGTTGAAATATGTCCTGCTAGTGGGCGACCTGATTCCAAAAATGTTTTGAGATTGGAAAGAACACTTGGCCAACCTGTAGAAATTCCTGTAAACATTTGAGGGTCTAGATCTTCATGGGTCACAACCAAACGAATAAGACCATTAGCGTAAGGTTCAATATCAAAAGTGACACGTGAGTGTTTTGATTCATCATTCATTTCCTTTGGTCTTGACCAAGAAATGACTAACTTGTTAGGTGGGTTTACTTCCAAAACTTTACCAAGAATGTCTACAGTTTTTTCATCATCCATCTTTACATGTTTCCATTCAGAGCCAATTTTCCATTCGGAAACATTTATATGTGCAGGGTTTTTTGACAAAGGATCGGACCAATATTGACATGTCACTTTTGGGTCGATGATTGCATTCCATACCTTTTCAGGTGTGCTGAGTATATAAGTCACATAAACGAAGTTAAGTGGTTTCATTTTGATCTCCTTCAAGTTTTGTTTTTAAGTCGTGTAGGAAACTTAAACGATTCTCTTCAAATTTTCTAACCCAACGTTCATATACCTCGTGAATCGGTACGGGGTTGATGAAATGAAGTTTCTCTCGACCTTTCCATACAACCGTTATCAAATTTGCATTGATAAGGATTTCTATATGTTGTGATGCTGATTGCCTTTGCATATCGAGTTGTTCACAGAGTTGGGAGAGAGTTTGGCCATTGTTAGTATAGAGTAGATCGAGGACTTTTCTTCGGCTTGGGTCTGCCATCGCCTTAAATACTAGATCAGTCTCTTTTCCTTCCTCTGGCATACAAGGAACTTTATGCAGGTATTTACCTGCATGTCAATAATAAAATTAGAAAATGAACGAAGGTATTTGCTGTTATCAATGAAATGGGGTGATCGGAAGCGGGGTTGGGAGCGCGCAGCTAATGGCAATTCGAATCACTCGCAAGGAGGGGATGAGCGGCTATTTATCATTCGGATAGCTCACGCAGGCGTGTTGGTAAACGCATTGCGAATAATTCTTTCCCTATGACTGGTTTTTAGTATTAGATTTAGTTTTTGGGAATGATTATAGAATAAGATTTTTGGATTTTCGACGCGATCATGGAAATCTTGAATTTGGATGAATTTAAGGTCTACATGTAATAAAGGAGAATTGTACAAACATATAAGAAAACGATTTTTGCCTACATGTTCTCCTGTAAAACCAACTAACAGATCACCTATTTGATCTGCGAATTGTTTCATGTCTTCTGTAATTAAAACAATGTCTAATCCGAATATTTATCTAGTTCTCCAGTAATGGAAGATCCCGCACAACAAATGGATATAAACCGCTCATTTGATTTAGCAAAGTTAATCAATTTTTCTAAGTAATTTTCGAAGAAGTCCATTGTTAGATTTTTCCTTATTTTTAATTAAATTGGTTTTCCCGAACGATTGAATCTTCTTCGGTGTCAAAATCTTTTTTTCTCGAGATCTATACGAATAACAGTTAAAGACAATTGATAGTTGGTTATATGAATTGCTTATTGCCAACTTTGTTTTTTCTTGCAAATCTAAATATTAAGTTATCATAAATTATTTGCATCATTATTTTACGAAGAACCTTACTCAGATTTTCATATAAAGATAATTGATATCGGAGTAAACAATGTTAACGAAATTTTCGATTCATTCGATACAGTTTAGTATTAGAAAAAATACAATCCTACCCAGATGGCACAAACTACGTAATCACGGTATCAAGTAAACCCTCAACCCAGACATGCACAATCAGCAATGGATTTGG comes from Leptospira harrisiae and encodes:
- a CDS encoding GFA family protein, giving the protein MDLIYTGGCACGTIRYKINEKPMFMNDCQCRDCQRMSGTGHGSYLTFPTRQSVSLEGNPTNFEMVGDSGNTKTSSFCPNCGSPVYMTFAAMPNLFTIHATSLDDPNLYQPQAVTYTKRGYVWDHLDPSLPKFETMPQS
- a CDS encoding SRPBCC family protein; the protein is MKPLNFVYVTYILSTPEKVWNAIIDPKVTCQYWSDPLSKNPAHINVSEWKIGSEWKHVKMDDEKTVDILGKVLEVNPPNKLVISWSRPKEMNDESKHSRVTFDIEPYANGLIRLVVTHEDLDPQMFTGISTGWPSVLSNLKTFLESGRPLAGHISTL
- a CDS encoding ArsR/SmtB family transcription factor, with the protein product MPEEGKETDLVFKAMADPSRRKVLDLLYTNNGQTLSQLCEQLDMQRQSASQHIEILINANLITVVWKGREKLHFINPVPIHEVYERWVRKFEENRLSFLHDLKTKLEGDQNETT